One part of the Augochlora pura isolate Apur16 chromosome 3, APUR_v2.2.1, whole genome shotgun sequence genome encodes these proteins:
- the LOC144467707 gene encoding uncharacterized protein LOC144467707, whose amino-acid sequence MKAILAFLLISFAATCLANPLEKLDKMNTLEQSSTVTDRAKYEEELLRKLNSNCSQNHLSSCVMLKLVTNMNKFLKKASIELTDDIEIRKTSQVSEEEVTYEAGRSKDDESEVLDLVASKVYAFIRSRSIKWRILPEDDVVVSASEDENGSLNLSLSIERADNIAVQDGRGKKNNNMGPLIAAAVLKIGLIGGLAFKALALLVGKALLLSKIALLLAGIIGLKKLFSNQKHVTYEVVAHPHHSSSHTFSGEHGHGDSYSSGWARSFHGQGPIPGQADAHDLAYSAHIK is encoded by the exons ATGAAGGCGATCCTGGCTTTCCTGTTGATTTCCTTCGCGGCGACCTGCCTGGCGAACCCGCTCGAGAAGCTCGACAAGATGAACACGCTCGAGCAGTCGTCGACGGTCACGGACCGCGCCAAGTACGAGGAAGAGCTGCTCCGTAAACTGAACTCGAACTGTTCCCAAAACCACCTGAGCAGTTGCGTGATGCTGAAGCTGGTGACGAACATGAACAAGTTTCTGAAGAAGGCGTCGATCGAGCTGACGGACGACATCGAGATCAGAAAAACCAGCCAGGTGTCCGAGGAGGAGGTCACGTACGAGGCGGGCAGGAGCAAAGATGACGAGTCCGAGGTCCTTGACCTCGTCGCGAGCAAGGTGTACGCGTTCATCAGGTCCAGGAGCATTAAGTGGAGGATCCTGCCCGAGGACGACGTCGTCGTCTCCGCGTCGGAAGATGAGAACGGTTCATTGAACCTCAGTCTCTCCATCGAGCGTGCTGACAACATTGCTGTTCAAGATG GTCGCGGGAAGAAGAACAACAACATGGGACCCCTAATCGCCGCGGCGGTCTTGAAGATAGGTCTGATCGGCGGTCTAGCCTTCAAGGCGTTAGCCCTGCTGGTCGGCAAGGCGTTGCTTCTGTCCAAGATCGCTCTTCTCCTGGCTGGTATCATCGGTCTGAAGAAGCTCTTCTCCAATCAGAAGCACGTCACCTACGAGGTCGTCGCGCATCCTCATCACAGCTCCAGCCACACCTTCAGCGGCGAACACGGGCACGGCGACAGTTACAGCAGCGGTTGGGCGAGGAGCTTCCACGGCCAAGGACCCATTCCTGGACAGGCTGACGCCCACGACTTGGCCTACTCGGCGCACATCAAGTGA
- the LOC144467915 gene encoding uncharacterized protein LOC144467915: MDWLGRIPGLGDQRRLALCLLVVCAIASQARATDNNETKDAWNGFTTGCSANESKNISVSCYGVRIVRKMVQQLLEKTSTEPNIEIFDGVSLVEVPGAGPARKGRLMKGFGGMGSLIQFLEGRELRIKLPSFLPQNIESAIQESLPSEQGRGRGGGGYGGLGGGGGGGGKKGGGGGYMILALMMGKMMAAMGMGALGLLAMKALMVSAMALMLSLIVAVKKLASGHDSGGGGHHVVYAQDVGHHHYRKKRSLGDEDLELPYRGYAHLFGDSRVS, translated from the exons ATGGATTGGTTAGGGAGGATACCGGGATTAGGGGATCAGCGCAGGCTGGCCCTGTGCTTACTCGTCGTCTGCGCGATCGCGTCCCAGGCACGAGCCACGGATAACAACGAGACCAAGGACGCCTGGAACGGATTTACGACCGGATGCTCGGCGAACGAGTCGAAGAACATCTCTGTGTCTTGTTACGGGGTCAGGATCGTCAGGAAGATGGTCCAGCAGCTGCTCGAGAAGACCAGCACGGAGCCGAACATCGAGATCTTCGACGGTGTCAGCCTCGTTGAGGTTCCCGGTGCCGGGCCGGCTAGGAAGGGACGGCTGATGAAGGGATTCGGCGGCATGGGCTCCCTGATACAGTTCCTGGAAGGCAGAGAGCTCAGAATCAAGCTGCCGAGCTTCCTACCGCAGAACATCGAGAGCGCTATTCAGGAGAGCCTGCCTTCAGAGCAAG gcagaggaagaggaggaggtggaTATGGCGGACTCGGGGGCGGCGGAGGCGGGGGTGGCAAGAAGGGCGGAGGCGGAGGGTACATGATCCTGGCGCTGATGATGG GAAAGATGATGGCAGCGATGGGAATGGGCGCGTTGGGTCTGCTAGCCATGAAGGCGTTGATGGTGTCGGCGATGGCACTGATGCTGTCTCTGATCGTGGCCGTGAAGAAGCTGGCCAGCGGCCATgacagcggcggcggcggccaccACGTGGTGTACGCGCAGGACGTCGGCCACCACCATTATCGCAAGAAGCGGTCCCTGGGCGATGAGGACCTCGAGCTGCCTTACAGAGGATACGCGCACCTGTTCGGCGACTCACGAGTGTCCTGA
- the Osi6 gene encoding DUF1676 domain-containing protein Osi6: MKLFAFVLLSVVVVASQGQTIESCLEKDSISCVQKSLYRKAKEFFDTDNMEIISGVTLVKSSDSQARSSRSGKGLVYEQEIDSANSVSERQDALVNYVSDEATEFLAGRSLRINFSPIIEKIGTSARAISESAPEEVREAVDLVVEGRGKKKQLRQLLPLLLAAKAKIGALATLAYFVTGFIAKKAIFVSLVSLAISAFIGLKSLWSKGSHDVTPYHGWSSGPAASAGWSAPVSSGGWSSGGSWDDGHGYAQSQAYSGYHH, from the exons ATGAAGCTCTTCGCGTTTGTGCTCCTGTCCGTGGTCGTCGTCGCGTCCCAGGGACAGACAATCGAGAGCTGCCTCGAGAAGGACAGCATCTCATGCGTGCAGAAGAGCCTCTACAGAAAGGCCAAGGAGTTCTTCGACACCGACAACATGGAGATCATCAGTGGTGTTACCTTGGTGAAGAGCTCCGACAGCCAGGCGAGGAGCTCCAGGTCCGGCAAAGGACTCGTCTACGAACAGGAGATCGACTCTGCCAACAGTGTCTCCGAGAGACAGGACGCTCTTGTGAATTATGTCAGCGACGAGGCAACCGAGTTCCTCGCCGGACGCAGTCTCAGG ATCAACTTCAGCCCCATCATCGAGAAGATCGGCACGTCCGCCCGTGCCATCAGCGAGTCCGCACCCGAAGAAGTCCGCGAGGCTGTCGACTTGGTTGTTGAAG GCCGTGGCAAGAAGAAGCAGCTGAGACAGCTGCTGCCCCTGCTGCTCGCGGCGAAAGCGAAAATCGGCGCTCTGGCCACCCTGGCTTACTTCGTAACTGGTTTCATCGCGAAGAAGGCCATCTTCGTCTCGCTGGTTTCGCTCGCGATCTCGGCGTTCATCGGCCTGAAATCGCTCTGGTCGAAGGGCTCCCACGATGTCACGCCGTACCACGGATGGAGCAGCGGCCCGGCCGCCTCCGCAGGATGGTCAGCGCCGGTCTCCTCCGGCGGATGGTCCTCGGGCGGATCCTGGGACGACGGTCACGGATACGCGCAGAGCCAAGCCTACTCCGGCTACCATCATTAA